In one window of Undibacter mobilis DNA:
- a CDS encoding ABC transporter ATP-binding protein — protein MNAVPRIECIQLGKTYLDTRGERVVAFKDLSLQIQRGEFVTVIGPSGCGKTSLLYMLAGFEGKTSGQMLVDGRPIEGPGADRAVVFQEYALFPWLNLRRNIEYGPRERGVSREKMREAVDAMLLTVGLESAATRYPHELSAGMRQRAALARVLVNGPKILLMDEPFAALDAQTRLSLQRELSRLSKEMNLTVMFITHSVEEAVLLGDRVVVMTARPGRILADVPIKFDRPRDPTGHEFNDCRREIEDLLKRASALTGDTYDKNFAA, from the coding sequence ATGAACGCAGTTCCGCGAATCGAATGTATTCAGCTCGGTAAAACCTATCTGGATACCCGTGGAGAACGGGTCGTAGCCTTCAAGGATCTCTCGCTTCAAATTCAGCGCGGCGAGTTTGTCACGGTTATAGGTCCGAGCGGCTGCGGCAAAACATCGTTGCTCTACATGCTGGCTGGTTTCGAAGGCAAAACATCAGGTCAAATGCTCGTGGATGGCCGGCCCATCGAAGGCCCCGGCGCCGACCGTGCGGTCGTGTTTCAGGAATACGCGCTTTTCCCCTGGCTCAATCTCCGGCGCAACATTGAGTACGGCCCACGCGAACGCGGCGTGTCGCGGGAGAAAATGCGTGAGGCCGTCGACGCGATGCTGCTGACGGTCGGCCTGGAATCGGCAGCAACGCGCTATCCGCATGAACTCTCGGCCGGGATGCGCCAGCGGGCCGCGCTGGCGCGCGTTCTTGTCAACGGCCCGAAAATTCTCCTCATGGACGAGCCATTCGCCGCGCTCGATGCGCAGACCCGCTTGTCGCTTCAGCGCGAACTGAGCCGCCTCTCCAAAGAGATGAACCTGACGGTCATGTTCATCACCCATAGCGTCGAAGAAGCCGTCTTGTTGGGGGATCGGGTCGTCGTCATGACCGCGCGTCCGGGCAGAATTCTTGCGGATGTGCCGATCAAATTTGACCGTCCGCGAGATCCCACGGGGCATGAATTCAACGACTGCCGCCGCGAGATCGAAGATCTCCTCAAGCGTGCCAGCGCGTTGACGGGCGATACCTATGACAAGAATTTCGCAGCCTAA
- a CDS encoding ABC transporter permease → MAQPIGAAITQPESRADEPPGRRRLSVLFASRLLRGLIVPAVILAVWQLAAATGWAPSSSIPSPAAVIESWYEWIAGPVTPLAWYSGTWGTYALLSVRRVAAGFAIASAAGATFGLMLGWYALMNDLFENMVNFLRAIPTTAWVPFVVFFFGIHETAAISLIAFGAFFPIATNIAAGARQTPRTLIRAARMLGTPARKVLWRVVLPSTLPAVFAGLRIGLGLSWVLVIVAEMLAVQGGLGYALWSAYQVNRLDLIVAAIISVGLFGLFSDWLLVSLSNMSLRWQRGLVGR, encoded by the coding sequence ATGGCCCAACCGATCGGCGCAGCCATTACTCAACCAGAGTCCCGGGCGGATGAACCGCCCGGCAGGCGAAGGCTGAGCGTGCTCTTCGCCAGCCGCCTTCTCCGCGGCCTCATCGTGCCTGCCGTTATCCTGGCGGTATGGCAATTGGCTGCGGCCACAGGGTGGGCACCTTCCTCGTCGATTCCTTCGCCTGCGGCCGTCATCGAGAGTTGGTATGAATGGATCGCCGGTCCCGTCACGCCGCTGGCGTGGTATTCGGGGACCTGGGGCACCTATGCGCTTTTGAGCGTGCGCCGCGTCGCCGCCGGCTTTGCCATAGCGTCGGCGGCTGGAGCGACGTTCGGCCTGATGCTTGGCTGGTACGCATTGATGAATGACCTGTTCGAGAATATGGTCAACTTCCTGCGTGCCATTCCGACGACGGCCTGGGTGCCTTTCGTCGTTTTCTTTTTCGGCATTCACGAAACTGCGGCGATATCGCTTATCGCCTTCGGCGCGTTCTTCCCCATTGCCACCAATATTGCCGCGGGCGCGCGCCAAACGCCGCGCACGCTCATCCGTGCCGCGCGGATGTTAGGAACGCCTGCGCGCAAAGTTCTGTGGCGTGTGGTCTTGCCGTCCACATTGCCCGCCGTTTTCGCCGGCCTGCGTATCGGGCTCGGGCTGTCGTGGGTGCTCGTCATCGTCGCCGAAATGCTCGCTGTGCAGGGTGGGCTTGGTTACGCGCTCTGGTCCGCCTATCAGGTGAACCGTCTTGACCTCATCGTCGCCGCAATCATAAGCGTCGGGCTGTTCGGCCTTTTCTCCGATTGGCTGCTGGTAAGCCTTTCCAATATGTCGCTACGCTGGCAACGGGGACTTGTAGGCCGATGA
- a CDS encoding ABC transporter substrate-binding protein produces MKNEYLLDRRAFLGASAVGLAGIAVANVSYAASGLVVKIAASRNAAAPVWNLGTVAPRFGFSVEMSILFTYAEQARAAHLGQTNSATCGIDTMSTVADQNITNLRYIAANQYGAQNLVMRKGVEVNKWSELEGRNIGVVPGTWARVQFLIAAKEGGADVGKIKLVNVSVGATATEALRRGDVDGVVLFSPQSDQLVVSGVGHYPPKLDIGACSLGNANSGLLASSDLLADKELATNLMKAYLASMQEIRDEEYFKKLVVSVTGVTPEVAALSFRNMVFSEKIDVNAIVGAAKLGPQFGFTKTDASGKVESLIDFAPLMAATGKSRAELTGPPKEALAIVRR; encoded by the coding sequence ATGAAGAACGAATATTTGCTTGATCGCCGTGCTTTTCTTGGCGCGTCGGCTGTGGGTTTAGCTGGAATTGCGGTGGCGAACGTTTCTTATGCTGCTTCCGGCCTGGTCGTTAAAATTGCGGCTTCGCGGAACGCGGCTGCGCCTGTTTGGAATCTTGGTACCGTCGCACCTCGTTTTGGCTTCAGCGTCGAGATGTCGATTTTGTTCACATATGCGGAACAGGCGCGGGCAGCGCACCTCGGGCAGACCAATTCCGCTACCTGCGGCATCGACACGATGTCGACCGTGGCCGATCAAAATATAACCAATCTGCGCTATATCGCGGCAAACCAGTACGGCGCCCAGAACCTCGTCATGCGCAAGGGCGTCGAGGTAAACAAATGGTCCGAACTCGAAGGACGGAATATCGGCGTCGTTCCGGGGACATGGGCCCGTGTGCAGTTCCTGATCGCGGCCAAGGAAGGCGGCGCGGACGTCGGCAAAATCAAACTGGTGAATGTTTCGGTCGGCGCCACCGCAACGGAAGCGCTGCGCCGTGGCGACGTCGACGGCGTTGTCCTGTTTTCACCCCAGTCGGACCAGCTGGTCGTTTCAGGAGTTGGACACTATCCGCCGAAACTCGACATTGGCGCTTGCTCGCTCGGCAATGCGAATTCCGGGCTGCTGGCGAGTTCGGATCTTCTCGCCGACAAGGAACTGGCGACAAATCTGATGAAGGCGTACCTCGCCAGCATGCAGGAAATCAGGGACGAAGAGTACTTCAAGAAGCTCGTGGTAAGTGTCACCGGCGTGACGCCGGAAGTGGCGGCACTGTCGTTCCGCAACATGGTCTTCAGCGAGAAAATTGACGTCAACGCTATCGTCGGCGCGGCGAAGCTCGGTCCGCAATTCGGCTTCACCAAAACCGACGCGTCCGGGAAAGTCGAAAGCCTCATTGATTTTGCTCCTCTGATGGCGGCTACCGGCAAGAGCCGTGCCGAACTGACCGGCCCGCCAAAAGAAGCGCTTGCGATCGTGAGACGGTAG
- the tcuB gene encoding tricarballylate utilization 4Fe-4S protein TcuB, with amino-acid sequence MRAIDMHTTMAHPTRALAEADRLMVICNSCRYCEGLCAVFPAMERRNLFKDGDLNFLANLCHGCGACYADCQFSPPHEFDVNVPRTLARVRGESYQTYAWPGALSGLFARNGLAISLIAAFSVAAFLLGFFIWADPSVLTGTHVGPGAFYRLMPHNVMALLFGGVFVYAILALTMSMRAFWRDIAGNTPAGGIGAFLQAVKDAGSLRYLDGGGAGCMNDDDKPTDRRKHYHHATFYGFLLCLASTTVATLYHYFLGREAPYPWWDLPVVFGTLGGIGLIVGPVGLLVAKFKRAPELLDETKSGMDVAFIVMLLLTSVTGLALLVLRATPAMGVLLAVHLGVVFALFLTMPYGKFVHGLFRFLALVQHARESRGDH; translated from the coding sequence ATGCGCGCAATTGACATGCACACGACCATGGCGCATCCGACACGGGCGTTGGCCGAAGCCGACCGGCTGATGGTCATATGCAACTCGTGCCGTTACTGCGAGGGCCTTTGCGCGGTGTTTCCGGCAATGGAGCGCCGCAACCTTTTCAAAGACGGCGATCTCAATTTTCTGGCCAATCTTTGCCATGGCTGCGGTGCCTGCTACGCGGATTGCCAGTTCTCGCCGCCCCATGAGTTCGACGTCAATGTGCCGCGCACGCTGGCGCGCGTGCGCGGAGAGTCCTACCAGACCTATGCTTGGCCCGGCGCATTGTCAGGCCTGTTCGCACGCAATGGGCTGGCAATTAGCCTGATTGCAGCGTTCAGCGTTGCGGCGTTCCTCCTTGGCTTTTTCATCTGGGCCGATCCATCAGTGTTGACCGGGACACATGTGGGACCAGGCGCCTTCTATCGGCTGATGCCGCACAATGTCATGGCGCTCCTCTTTGGCGGTGTGTTCGTCTATGCCATCCTGGCGCTGACCATGAGTATGCGGGCTTTCTGGCGTGATATTGCCGGGAATACGCCCGCAGGCGGGATCGGCGCTTTCCTGCAGGCAGTTAAAGATGCGGGCAGTCTGCGCTATCTCGACGGCGGCGGGGCTGGCTGCATGAACGATGATGACAAGCCGACCGATCGCCGCAAGCATTACCATCACGCGACGTTCTATGGTTTTCTGCTCTGCCTTGCTTCAACAACGGTGGCGACGCTCTATCACTATTTCCTCGGCCGTGAGGCGCCATATCCGTGGTGGGACTTGCCCGTCGTATTCGGTACGCTCGGTGGCATAGGGCTCATCGTTGGCCCGGTCGGCTTGCTCGTCGCGAAGTTCAAGCGGGCGCCAGAGCTTCTCGATGAGACGAAATCAGGCATGGACGTCGCCTTCATCGTCATGCTGCTGCTGACAAGCGTCACCGGTCTTGCGCTGCTTGTGCTGCGCGCGACGCCGGCCATGGGTGTCCTGCTGGCAGTGCATCTTGGCGTTGTTTTTGCACTCTTCCTGACGATGCCCTACGGCAAATTCGTGCACGGCCTGTTTCGCTTTCTCGCCCTTGTTCAGCACGCGCGAGAGAGCAGGGGCGATCATTAG
- the tcuA gene encoding FAD-dependent tricarballylate dehydrogenase TcuA, translating to MVDLEKQYDVLVVGGGNAALCAAIAARRDGASVLVLEGAPKFYRGGNTRHTRNIRCAHDAATETLTGPYSEEELFDDLLRVTGGKTDEPLAKHMIRESKEVLVWLQEQGVRYQRSLGGTLTLGRTNAFFLGGGRAMLNALYDTAEELGIDILYDAPATAVTIENGMFLSATVTHESKPHQVRARTLVAAAGGFESNIEWLKEYWGDAAENFLIRGTPYNRGSVLKMLHNAGVQETGDPTQCHAVAIDARAPKYDGGIITRLDCVVFGVVVNKHAQRFYDEGEDIWPKRYAIWGRLVAQQPDQIAYIIFDASSLRLFMPSLFPPITAGSIRDLAGKLGLDADALEKTIGDFNAGVRPGTFNHADLDDCRTEGVTPPKTHWARRIEQAPFYAYPVRPGITFTYLGVRVNLESRMLMADGKPAANMFAAGEIMAGNVLTKGYAAGIGMMIGSVSGRIAGRGAAKNARN from the coding sequence ATGGTCGATCTTGAAAAGCAATATGATGTTCTTGTCGTCGGCGGCGGCAATGCTGCGCTGTGCGCCGCAATTGCGGCGCGGCGTGACGGGGCTTCGGTATTGGTACTTGAAGGTGCGCCGAAGTTCTATCGAGGCGGCAATACGCGCCACACGCGCAACATCCGATGCGCGCATGACGCGGCGACGGAGACGCTTACCGGGCCGTATAGCGAGGAAGAACTGTTCGACGACCTGCTGCGCGTCACCGGAGGCAAAACCGACGAGCCGCTTGCTAAGCACATGATCCGCGAGTCGAAGGAAGTGCTGGTTTGGCTGCAGGAGCAGGGAGTGCGTTACCAGCGATCGCTGGGCGGCACGCTGACGCTCGGGCGCACCAATGCCTTCTTCCTCGGTGGCGGCAGGGCGATGTTGAACGCGCTCTACGACACGGCCGAGGAACTCGGCATCGATATTCTCTATGACGCGCCGGCTACGGCGGTCACGATCGAAAACGGCATGTTCCTGTCGGCGACGGTGACGCACGAAAGCAAGCCGCATCAGGTACGGGCCCGCACGCTGGTTGCGGCCGCCGGCGGCTTTGAATCGAACATCGAATGGCTGAAAGAATACTGGGGCGATGCGGCCGAGAATTTTCTCATCCGCGGTACGCCGTATAACCGTGGTTCGGTGCTCAAGATGTTGCACAATGCCGGCGTGCAGGAAACCGGCGATCCGACGCAGTGTCATGCGGTGGCGATCGACGCGCGGGCCCCAAAATACGACGGCGGCATTATCACGCGGCTCGACTGCGTCGTGTTCGGTGTGGTGGTAAACAAGCACGCCCAGCGTTTCTACGATGAAGGCGAGGATATCTGGCCGAAGCGGTATGCCATCTGGGGCCGCCTTGTGGCGCAGCAGCCCGATCAAATTGCCTACATCATATTCGATGCCTCGTCGTTGAGGTTGTTCATGCCGTCGCTGTTTCCGCCGATTACGGCCGGCAGCATCCGGGACCTTGCGGGCAAGCTCGGTCTCGACGCCGACGCCCTGGAAAAGACGATCGGTGATTTCAACGCGGGAGTTCGGCCAGGTACGTTCAATCATGCCGATCTCGACGATTGCCGCACAGAGGGCGTTACGCCGCCGAAGACGCATTGGGCGCGCCGAATTGAACAAGCGCCGTTCTATGCCTACCCGGTGCGGCCCGGCATTACCTTCACCTATCTCGGCGTACGCGTGAATTTGGAGTCGCGGATGCTGATGGCCGACGGGAAACCTGCCGCCAACATGTTTGCGGCAGGCGAGATCATGGCCGGCAATGTGCTGACCAAAGGCTACGCCGCCGGCATCGGCATGATGATCGGCAGCGTCTCCGGGCGCATAGCGGGACGGGGAGCAGCGAAGAATGCGCGCAATTGA
- a CDS encoding class II aldolase/adducin family protein, giving the protein MSAESPHTLVTLANRMLTREAVLDAFGHVSMRHPTDPGRFFLTRSIAPELATEADVLEYDLSGEPVSSTGLAQYSERIIHSVLYRMRPDVNAICHHHSPSMMPFCLADLKLRVVTQLGAAIGRQVPMWDQREGFGATNHLVTREAEALSLAMCLGDSNMVLMKRHGATVVGGSMRELVFRSIYGCRDAELQLRALTFGDISVFTDEEIALAGKFPEATLARAWEYWRSRLPNA; this is encoded by the coding sequence ATGTCTGCTGAAAGCCCGCACACCCTCGTCACGCTCGCCAACCGCATGCTGACCCGCGAAGCCGTCCTGGACGCCTTCGGCCACGTCAGCATGCGCCACCCGACCGACCCAGGCCGTTTCTTTCTGACCCGCTCCATCGCGCCGGAACTCGCGACGGAAGCCGATGTGCTGGAGTACGACCTCTCGGGTGAGCCAGTATCATCGACCGGTCTCGCACAATATTCAGAGCGCATCATCCATTCAGTCCTCTATCGCATGCGGCCGGATGTAAATGCGATTTGCCATCACCACTCACCATCGATGATGCCGTTCTGCCTCGCTGACCTGAAGCTTCGTGTTGTCACGCAGCTCGGCGCCGCTATCGGACGGCAGGTGCCGATGTGGGATCAGCGCGAAGGATTCGGCGCGACGAACCACCTTGTTACCCGCGAGGCCGAGGCCCTCTCGCTGGCAATGTGTCTCGGCGACAGCAATATGGTCCTGATGAAGCGGCACGGAGCAACCGTTGTGGGCGGGTCCATGCGCGAACTGGTATTTCGCTCGATCTATGGCTGCCGCGACGCCGAGCTTCAGCTGCGTGCGCTGACCTTTGGCGATATCAGCGTTTTCACCGATGAGGAAATCGCACTGGCCGGGAAATTCCCGGAGGCGACGCTCGCGCGGGCGTGGGAATACTGGCGCTCGCGGCTGCCGAATGCCTGA